tttatctttcaatcttgttgggcaacttccaccaatggactagtggcttcatccgcttatccaataattttgcaaaaagagctggcaatgggattcccagtcccaaattaatcaaactaaatagacactcctccatggtatgtgattgatggacggcacccgaaggattcggttagccatggcttgtgtaagcaaaggttggggggagtatcatcatcataataaaactaaaataaaaaggcactccttcatggtatgagattgttggcaggcacccgaggattcggttagccatggttcgtgaaagaaaggttggaaggagtgccacacaaaatgaaaataatatgggagccgctcttaggaggttgtctggcaagggggttagagtacccgctaccagtcgttgacaacaacaaacacctctcaaaatgttacttttattatctctatatgatttcaaaattgaaaaagctctagcacatgatttaatccctgcttccctctgcgaagggcctgtcttttactttatgttgagtcagtaaacctatttccctccatctcaagcaagcatttgagtagttgtgatcaaaccattatactgtgatttgtttcatcatgtcttttattcttccttgtttagtacaagttttatctgaatgaatatagctttgcaagttatcaatgatcataagaagaccattatgattgagtatgcaagttgtgctttataaactttaacatgagagcgctgctcaatgagataaatataatctgttaattgttctctgaccaagaacgaagtttgccatcaccaattatgatttcctatgcacctttacttgtgattaccttatacttgtttcaagatgagttataagaggttgtttactataatgtcctgtgtgaatgaatatgatgcttcttgtccgtattttatttatcgactcttcactccataaacatgtggtcctgtttactgagttcagtttcgcttggggacaagcgaagtctaagcttggggggagttgatacgtccaatttgcatcattattttatatcataatttgctgttattcattgatatatttcatattgggacacaatacttatgttatttcatctattttgcatgtttcatcatcattggaggatcgagcaccggagccaggattctgctggaaaaagcaccgtcagaacgcaatatttcggaagatcaactgtggaaggaaattataccaaaaatcctatttttcaagatgacgaaggaagccagaaggaggagccaggaggacctagggtgggcccacaccctagggcgacgcggcccatggcctggccgcgccgccatgtagtgtggggggcccacggcccctttcgcctccttttcttcgccaaacccttcgtcccgaagacctaagccacagagggtacctcgcgaagagttacagccgcctctgcggggcggagaacaccagagagaaaagagctctccggcgggcaggaatccgctgggaaattccctccgggagggggaaatcgacgccatcgtcaccgtcatcgagctggacatcatcgccatcatcatcatcatcatctccaccatcatcaccgccgtcatcaccgctggacaccgtcaccgccgtagcaatttgggtttgatcttgattgtttgataggggaaactctcccggtatcgatctctacttgttgttgatgctattgagtgaaaccattgaaccaagtttatgttcagattgttattcatcatcatatcacctctgatcatgttccatatgatgtctcgtgagtagttcgtttagttcttgaggacatgggtgaagtctaaatgttagtagtgaactatggttgagtaatattcaatggtgtgatatttaagttgtggtgttattcttctagtggtgtcatgtgaacgtcgactacatgacacttcaccatttatgggcctaggggaatgcatcttgtattcgtttgctaattgcggggttgccggagtgacagaaacctaaacccccgttggtatatcgatgcaggagggatcgcaggatctcagagtttaaggctgtggttagatatattcttaattactttcttgtagttgcggatgcttgcaaggggtataatcacaagtatgtattagtcctaggaagggcggtacattagcataggttcacccacacaacacttatcataacaatgaagattatttagccgtatgtagcgaaagcactagactaaaatcccgtgtgtcctcgagaacgtttggtcattataagtaaacaaaccggcttgtcctttgtgctaaaaaggattgggccactcgctgcaattgttactctcgcactttacttactcgtactttattcaactgttacatcaaaacccccgaatacttgtctgtgagcatttacagtgaatccttcatcgaaactgcttgtcaacaccttctgctcctcgttgggatcgacattcttacttatcgaagatactacgatacaccccctatacttgtgggtcatcaggcgcgTGTGAGATGTGTGATCAACTGGTACGCGCAAGTGAAGAGGATTCCACTTCCGAAGTCCAATGCACGGCTAAGGCTTATGACACGCGAGCAATACAATTTGGTTAGTATACTTGCTTCTTATTTACTTCATGACCGCAAGTTGGTGTCAATTCCATATATTTTGTATCATGTGTACACAGGTGCCTCCTCAATGGTGCGCCTCCAAGAAAGCGTGCTATGCCCAGATAGTGGATGGTTGGGTAAGCCCGGCGTTCCTGGCAAGTCACCGTGATGCGCAGAGAAGGCGTCGCCTCTTGGTAGGTGGAGTACACCGTCAGGGGCCCCTCGCCTTTGGTGCCTATGTGGAAAAACAGGTGAGCAAATGCATCCACTATTTGTTCTCACATTGTTATTCTTTATGCGCGAGTGTTGCCTTCATTGTTCTTAATGTTTTCTTTTGCAGAGAAAGGAGAAGGGTGAAGATGTCCATGAATTTGATATTTTATGTCAGTCCCGGATGAAGAAGGTTGTGAAGGAGGGGGAGTCGCCGTGGCTCAACGAGAACTTCAACAATAAACGCATAGCGTACTGCGACAAGTTCAAGCAGGTGAAGGGTAAGGACGCTGACCCGTACAAGGAGCCCATCGATGCCGAGGTTGCTATGCTTGTGGGAGAAGGCATGAAGAATGGTTGATTATACATTGCGGATGGTTCCGTCGACACCAGTAGCACGCCTTCTTTGTCCCAACTCCGTGCTTCCAGGACAAGCGGAAAGCCTGGTATAGAGACCCGTATTAAGCCTTCAGTAGTCATGTTCAACGAGATGCAGGTATGTTCTTCATGGGCCCGTTCAGAAATTGCTTCACAAATTGCTTAAATGTTTTGCAttctaatgatgatgatgacattacGATGTAGGCTAAGTGGGATGAAGAGCGCCGTCGTGCCGAGGAGGCCGAGAGAGAACTTGCGGAAGTGAAGGCGACGCTGCAAAGCCACGACGAGAGGTTTGCTTCTTATGACCAGCTATTTGCGGTAAGTTCTTGCTTGAAACACATAATACCATGGTCGATGTCTTCTTTTTTTAGCTTGTGAACCTTACCTTCTAGAATTGGATTTGCAGATGTTGCATGCAGCTGGTGCACCTGGTATGGCCGGcgcacctcctcttcctcctctcccACCTCTCCCTCCTCTTTCTGGGCCATTTGTAAGTTGTTTTGCCTCTTTTTCGTTCTAGGGCATTTTATTTGTGTCATGCACCTTCTCATGCATGCATACTCCTTTACCATGCTTGCAGGGGATCCCATCGGCTGGTTCTCACAACCCGTCGCACCAGTCGGAAGCAAGCCCTGTGACCCCAGCTGGTAGTACGAGCATGCCTCCGCCGGCCAATCCTGACCTTCACAGCCTAAGGAGGCAACTTTGTGAGTTCTCATGCTCTTCTCCTTATCTTGCTTGCAGAAATTATGCCTAGCACTATCTTTAACTATATCCATAGATACCCAAAAGTATTCCATTTTGTGCTTGTTAACTCAACATGCCCATTTGTTACCTTTTGTGTATGTCGATTATCATTGTCAACTAGTTTTCTACAGTAAACCTTACTCTTCCGTGCTTTCGAATTTGTAGGATTTCATCGAGGACTCCTAGGTCAATGTGGACTTGCATGTGTTGATCGCAGAGTCGAGGACCCCATGATGGATTTGTACTCGTTTGTTGATTGAGGATCATAGTGTGGTCTTGTAGTTTATGATCGTCTGCTCGTTTGGGGACTTGTTTGTCACGTTtgaggattggtgaacttgtatGGTGTTCGTTAGATATGTCAACCTCTACTTTATGTGTGTTATTCGTGATATTTATAGTATCGATGTACTTCTATATGTCAACCGTTGGTATTGGAGTTCAACATGTTGCTAGTTACACATTATATGCATATTTGTGTGTGAAACGCAGGAATATGAGAGAAAACAGGGGCAATGCCGTTGTGCTCCCAGTCCTCTTTGCCGGGTATCTCAGGAAAAAACACCCGGCGAAGATACCTTTGCCGTGCGTCCCAGGGAAAAACACCCGGTGGAGATACATTTGCCGTGTCTCCCAGGCCACGGTACCCAGCGAAGAGGGCTTGACGTAGCCTTCCCATGGTAATTTGCCGTGTGTAGTAGCAGGTAACACCCGGCAAACAAATAGCAATGACGTGGCTTCCTTTCTTGTTTGCCGTGTAGCTTATAAAAAACACCCGGCGAAGACAAAAACGGTGACGTGGTTTTTTTGGTCTTTGCCGTGTGTGCGTTTCCACGGGACTCGGCAAAGAGAAAACGATGACGTGGCCCTTCCATACTCTTTGTTGTATGGTAGGAACAAGCACACGGCGAAGAAAACGCGCAGTTAGGCTGGCTGCAAACGGAGTTTCACTTTTCTCTGCCGTGTGCCTTCTTCCGACACCCGGCAAAGAGGCTTTGCCGTGTATCCGAGAAAATACACCCGGCGAAGATTCTTCGCCGGCCATGTCTTCGCCGTGTCGTCTTCGCCGAGGGTAATACACGGCGAATTCTTCGCCGGGTGTTTTTAGCCTTTCGCCGGGTATTTTTGGTACCCGGTAAAGATGCTGTTTCCTGTAGTGACGACTCCATGGAAAACAAACGTGCTGCGAAAAATCCTCAACGGTAGTTTCTCCATATTATTGGCATCTCTTTCGTCCGTATACCAGGGCGGATCTACAGTGTAAGCACCGGTGTCAATTGACACCGACGCCCCCAGGACACATTTTCTTATAGTTGTAGTGCATAAGCAAAAAATGACACCATTAAAAATAGTTGTAAGCTTGTGTTGTTTGTTGTTTTGACACTAGTGACCATTTATTCTGGCTTCGCCCCTGCCGTACACCACTGTTGTTGCTCCTCCTCCAGTCCCTCCCCCGGATCTCCACGCCATGCCATGTTGAGCGTGGCCGAGGGAGTGTAGTCGTGCTGGTCTCCGCGCTCCGATCTGGCCGTCCGGTATCCCCACTGTCACTTTTGTCCACGTGCCAAGGAGCAGCAAGGAGAAAAATGTCGATGTGTGCTCCATGGGGGGAAAGCTAATTTCGTGGGTTTGTCGTGGCCATCACACCGCTGCTGCCTCATACGGCAGCACCAGGAGAAGTCGGGCCAAGGGCTAAGGCTGGACACGAGCTAACTTGGTCCAAGTCATGTTTTGGCTCGTCGTTTGTCAGCTCGGTTTGGGCTGGCTCGCTGGGCTGTCGAGTCTGAAAAATGAGCTTTGCCTCGGGCTTCATAGAAACTCGGTGTGGCTCGGGCTAGCTCACGAGCCAAGCACCCTTAGTCACTGCCCGGTGGGCCCATAGAAGAGTAGCATGAATAACGGCGATGGATCCTTCATACGCCGATGACCTATCAAACTTGGGGGAGAAATGAATGTGACGAGGACGTAGTGGTGGCTTGGGAAAGCTACGAGTGGTCGCCATGGCGTCAACTGTCGCGACGCTGGATGGAGGCATGGTAGGTCGGGGCGCTGGATGGTGATGGAACGGACGGCGGATTGGCGTGTGGCGACATACTGTGCCGGCGGCGGGGACGCCctgtggaggcggcggcggattgGCGTGCAACAGCATCGTGTGTTGGCGGCAACAGCCAACAGGTAGTTAGTTCCCGATTCTTCATCTCGTAAATTTACCAGCCGTTGGTTAACTAGTTAGTTGCACATCTATAGGTTCCATGCATAGCACCCTTTTGTAATATTCGAGGTCGAGTGTCAAACCAGGGCATGTACGCAAATCGATCATGGCCACGTAGCCGCAGTATGCATAAGGGAGGAGCAATAAAGCTGGCGCGCCGCGATGCACGCTCATCAACCTGTGTGTTTGTGTGTGCTCGCAACAGATCACGGCTGGCCAGTTGACTTGCCAACAAGAATCCGCTGCAAAAGTACACACGGGTTACGGCTATAAATACACATGCAAAACAGCAAGTTTACTCCATCCCATCTTCTCTCGAGCAAAACACAAGACCCGAGCAGGAAGCTAGGTAGGAAGATGGCCAAGCTTGCCCTTCTCGCCGTGCTTGCGTCCTTGCTCGGCGCCGTGTCCGGCGAATTCTCAATCTACGCCGGCTACGGCTTTCCACCCCCGAATCCCAGCGTGCCCTACCCGCTCCCACCGGCTTGTCCTCCGCTGAGCCCTGCCCCTGGGCTCAAGGTCGGCCACTATGCCGACAAGGACAAGTGCCCTGGGGCGGAGGAGATCGTGAGGGAAGTCGTGGAGAAAGCCACCGCCGGCGAAAAGGCCGGGCTTATACGCCTCTTCTTCCACGACTGCTTCGTCGAGGTACCAACACGTACATTCATTTCTTGCAGTATTCTTCGTATATATAGTTTGTGCATGAAATGTAACTATGTAAGGTACGTAATTAGAGTAGCTGGCTCACAAATGTTGTCCGTACGTTGGCGTGGTTCTCCCAGGGCTGCGACGGctccgtcctgctcagcggcacgGACACGGAGAGGACGGCTTTCCCGAACCTGAGCCTGCGTGGCTTCGAACTCATTGAGGAGGCAAAGGCTAAACTCGAGAAGCACTGCCCAGGCATCGTCTCGTGCGCCGACATCGTCGCCTTCGCCGGCCGCGACGCCAGCTACAGCCTGAGCTACGGCAGGATCAACTACCGTGTGCCGGCCGGCCGGTACGACGGGAAAGTATCGCGCGCCAACGACACCTTCCAGAACCTGCCGCCGCCCTTCAGCGACCTCGCCCTGACGACGGCCATGTTCGCCGCCAAGGGGCTCAACCAGAACGAAATGGTCGTGCTTTCTGGCGCGCACTCCATCGGACGCTCAGCCTGCTCCTCCTTCCCCGACCGtctcccgccggctgccaactcCAGCACCGCCATGGAACCCAAGCTCGCAGGGCAGCTGACCGCGACCTGCAGCGCCGGCAGTAGCGTAAATGTGCCGCAGGATGCTGTGACCCCCGATAGGTTGGACAACCAGTACTACAAGAACGTCGTGAGCCGCGATGTGCTCTTCAACTCCGACGCGTCGCTCACCACGTCCTCGCAAACCGAGGACCTGGTGGAGTTCTATGCCGGTAACCTTCCCTTTTTGGGTGGCAAGTTCTTAGGCCCACTCGCGTGGTACCATGACTTTGAAGATGCCATGGTGAAGATGGGCTACATCGGGGTGAAGACCAGCGCCGAGGGCGAGATCAGGAAGACGTGCGCGTTCATCAACAAGTCCTAGTACCCCCTACCTACACCGGTTGACGGTCTGGACATCTTGACGCCTTGGACTAGTGAGAACAATATTTCGTAGTACCGTGCTCTCTGGTGTGCTGTTCTGTCATCCTTTCTAGTTTGCTCATTCATTTCGTTCATTCATTTGTACCATGTTTGTAATTCTTCTTTGACCACTACCTCCAACGCCCGTATTCTTTTCTATATTGAGATTCACGAGTTAGATTCTGTTAATCGATAATTTATGTGCTTTATGGATGATCTCTATGTTATTCCCAGTGTCATTATTGATTAGATTTCTTGGATGTTCTTTCTTGTTCACAAGTCAAcacatcactactaggaaaatccttattgccggcgcaccttaaTTGCCTATTGCCAACGCACCTACGCACGCCGACGCTAGCACACCGGAGGTAACGGCTTATCGCCGGTGCACCAACCAGGTGTGCCGGTGGTAGCgttgttactgccggcgcaccagccatgTGCGCCGGCGGTATTTTTTCAGAATTCGAAGAAAAACTCAATCTAGATTTAGATCTAGGTAGAGATCTAGGTCGTTACCGTGTTCGTCGCCGTGGTTGTGGTCGTCGATGTGGGCATCACACATGAAGGAGGGAGAGGCGGTGGTTGCCGGAGTgagaggaggtggtcgccggggGGACGTCGAGGAGTTGGTCTCCTTCAGGAGGTGCTCGCTGGAGGGAGGGAGATGATGGAGGATCTAGGGGAAAGAAGGCGTACAAGTGGAAGAGAAGGAGGGAGAaggggaagatgaggagaagagaAGGTGGCCAGagggacgaagaggagaaggaggagaagtgaAAGAGGAGGGAGGGAGAATTAGAAGAGAAGGGGAAGGGCGCCGGCTGATTACAATTTATAGTGATGTTATAGCCGGCGCACCACTATGCCCATGCGCCGGcagtaagtttttttttttgaaacttttttgCACCAAAATCTTAAATCTCAGAAGACTCCTATTTTCCTTTTGATTTTAAGGAATCTAAAAAAAATGGTAAATGACCGTAGGTCGTTGCaatcggatgtaacttttccAGTAGATTCATTTTCATAAAATATACTTTTTCATCggtggtcgtatgcaaccagaaataccGTTTTACCGCAACATGACgttattttgcataatatattgaAATTCatgtttgcaaatttttctaacaACTAGAACACATAACAGATGGCCgtctcaaaggattttattttttttcaatttATTTCATTTCGTCTTATATGTTCAAAGCCAAAAAGGCGACCCACGGGGGTGTGCTGGGGAGGGGGGAGGGGTGGAGCCAAAAACGGTCACCACCTACCGACGACGCACGGCTATATGCCGGTGGTAATCAATATACCCGTAAcatctgatacgttgcaaacgtatctatattttttttatgctccatgcttgttttacaccaatttctatatatttttttttacACTTCGTTTCACTTTTATAtattttccggaactaatctattaacaagataccacagtgccagttccctgttgataaggggttgcccgatcttctcagtaagcgacgatgGATGTGATAAACTCAGGATGAACacagcggatgaaatcgatgatagtggaagataacttgtatgacgccgtcgaagtctctcgattgattcctgtcgccaatgcaacagctctcaaccctgcaagatattcgcaactccacacacttgcgcacgtagccggcgaccacgaagcggtaagttgcaaccatctaatccccaatgaaacagtagatcacacaagactttcagtagcaaaacaccaAATTGATGCAGATtggtgtagagattcaatagagttgcaaagcaatcaactatgaactagggtttatcttaaacgtagtataaacctaatttggggacgtcctgggcacttatataggggttcaggacgaccaggagtcgagaaaatacattaaaaaccgacccagatcgggatctggtcgagactgactcggacacggccggcctgggggccggtcgaccgggccagggaccgggcaggccggttggaaccgggcctggcaccgggtggtgaccggaCTTGGGGTCCAGAGCCCCTGGATGGTGCCCGGTGTGCACCGGTCTAGGgtccggtcggcgccgggctgaTCCGGCGTGGCGCCCGGTCGAACCGGACGtgggaccgggccggccggcttggcggccggtcagaccgggggtGGCGCCGGCCTGGACATCGTCTTCTTCCcacgcgcatgcctccctctcctctctcGTGCGTCCTTGGGATGTCTTCTGgtccagcttcatgtccagctccatatccagcttcacgtccagctgctcctcttctcctcgtgagatgcttgctccatcttcatacctgatcatacataagtaacaggacttaggtagtataaagttctcatcaatgaaAGTagcatttaggaacaagttcacctgttgtttgagtagcttcgcacgagctcttgtcataggtccaatcctaacttcattggactttcaCAGCAGCATTGtcttcatcttgtaatgacggaggtagtagttcggttgggatgtcctcatcatctccccctctTCAAaacgcgtcgacctcgacgcttcaaggtcttctccgtcatatggtgtcaaatcagcaacattgaaagaattactgacaccaaactcatcagttggaagatctatagagtatgcattatcattga
This Lolium perenne isolate Kyuss_39 chromosome 1, Kyuss_2.0, whole genome shotgun sequence DNA region includes the following protein-coding sequences:
- the LOC127342486 gene encoding uncharacterized protein translates to MFNEMQAKWDEERRRAEEAERELAEVKATLQSHDERFASYDQLFAMLHAAGAPGMAGAPPLPPLPPLPPLSGPFGIPSAGSHNPSHQSEASPVTPAGSTSMPPPANPDLHSLRRQL
- the LOC127328555 gene encoding peroxidase 2-like yields the protein MAKLALLAVLASLLGAVSGEFSIYAGYGFPPPNPSVPYPLPPACPPLSPAPGLKVGHYADKDKCPGAEEIVREVVEKATAGEKAGLIRLFFHDCFVESSWLTNVVRTLAWFSQGCDGSVLLSGTDTERTAFPNLSLRGFELIEEAKAKLEKHCPGIVSCADIVAFAGRDASYSLSYGRINYRVPAGRYDGKVSRANDTFQNLPPPFSDLALTTAMFAAKGLNQNEMVVLSGAHSIGRSACSSFPDRLPPAANSSTAMEPKLAGQLTATCSAGSSVNVPQDAVTPDRLDNQYYKNVVSRDVLFNSDASLTTSSQTEDLVEFYAGNLPFLGGKFLGPLAWYHDFEDAMVKMGYIGVKTSAEGEIRKTCAFINKS